In Acropora muricata isolate sample 2 unplaced genomic scaffold, ASM3666990v1 scaffold_755, whole genome shotgun sequence, the sequence GAACAATAAAATCGAATGTCATTAGCCAGACAGAAGTACACATTGAGCACTAAAGGGTTAAAAAATGCTTTTAAGACATGAagagaaaattttaattgctagcCTCGCAATTGCACTACCTGAAATGAAATACTTAGCCGCATCAGTCTTTTTCAACTTCTCCGTCGCAGCTTGTCTCAAAATGTCTTGCATCGTTTCAAACTGTTTCCACCATTCTTTGCGCGCATTTCTCCGCTTCTCTTCGTCATTATTGTCGTTGAAATGTGGTAGGTGCATTGTGATTGGCTGTAGGACATAAACTGGGGGTACACTGTTCTCGTCACGGTAGAACCAATGAACGAGTAGTTCTTTGTCCTTGACTTCGGAAACTGCTTCTAACATAAGTTCAAATTCTGTCGCGAGAATTTTTGCTGGAAACGGACGGTAGCCGTATTTTTGACCAAGGAATGTCTTAGAAAAAAACACACATGAGATTATAATATAAACTGATTATGACTTAATGTTTTTGTGTTCGCCAAAATCGCACTTGTGTTTCGCAAAATGTTGTAATACTTTTTCTGCTTCACACTGGTCCACTAAGCACAATTTTTGGAAACACGCGCGCGATTTTCATCAACACTTCTCGAATTGTGTTATTTCTTACACGAATCTttaaattaatttgaaaatacTTTTAATAATGACGCGAGAGTCGCAAAAGTTCAGGCATGCGCACGTAGGAAGCAAGGCTCAACATACCACAAAATTCGGTCCAGTCGAAAGTTCTTGACAAGCTTTGATTTCTTGCATACACAGTGCTGTTGTCATATGGTCAGCGGTTGATTCATCTCGTACTCCCCACCTCATATCTACAACTTGAAATTCATATCCCTTGCTCTTGCAAAATTCTTTTAACTGAGGGTAAACTCGTGTCATCAACGCATTGCGTTCGTGTTTTGTGTctaggaaacaaaacaaaacaaaaaaacacggCTCAGTTTGACTTTTCTGGTTGAATTCCTTGCAAATATTTTGATGACAGATCATTCTCGTGAATTTTTTACATAACCACATATCAGTACTCACCTGTAAATGTTGAGCTGGTAAATATTCTAACGATCTTGGTGTTCGAGGGACATTTTTTCATGGTATCCCCATGCAAGAAGGCTTTCATTTTATCTGCAACGTCTTCCGCAGGCTGCATTTTCTCTCCTTTTGGGGAAACATAAATATACGTCAGTCGTCCTTTGGTGGTTTTCATGTGACTTCAAATTTGTCGTGTTGGTGGACAACTTCAAAGTTCCGATCCTTACTAGAGCGAATAATTCATggagatttctttgttttgcagtATTTGTCCACCAGCAAGGGAATACGTGAAAACCACCAACACAGTATTTTTCATGCATGGAACCAGTGTTTGGTATCCTTTAAATGTAGTGACAAAAGAAATCGTTAATGGCGCCCAAATTCGTTAAGCTTTTCAGAAAAAAAGTACGCAACCTTCGCCTTGTTTCCTGTCCAACAAAAAATGGTACCATTTGACCAggcaacaatttttttaattttgctccCTAGATTATGTACACAGGATGGGAAAactatacctcatttgaaagctaAGAGAACAAGCTTTCAACAAAATATCATATTTACCTTAAAAAAGTCAACATATTAATTCTGGTAAACAAATACagtacaaatttgcataaattaagtacCAAAACAAAGTTAAATTGGGTTCGcgacatgattttattgaataaaaaggaaatgactctgaaacaaaatgttcttcatcatattcagaagacatcctccaaatttggctgaaaaacaatgaaagtagaattttttagaatttttttaaaaaagtatgtcAAAATCGCACAATATATacacacaagacaatggaaaatatttaaaatatttccaaaaaatgGGAAGAAGTAAAGATATACATATGCTAAATAATGTTAAATAAggcttccaaaaacaatcatttcatttcaaattgtCTTCCTAAAACCATTTTCTTCCTCCAAAAATTCCTTGAAATATGAATTAATTAGAAtagattatttctattattccaACTTGGCAACATGCCAGAAATAAGAGTGAAgcagataaaaagacaaaattcagtgtacaagttctttgggctattgTTAACATgtcctgcaaatttggctgcAATACAACAAATATAGGAGATACAGCACTTGTAAAGAGAGCACACATtgaagaggagaagatctgCATAATTTGACATCATATTACAGATTTGACATGAAGATAAAACCATAAAtataatgaagaaaataaaagcagaggtcgacacaacgtagaaggatcttttttgtgtgtactatatttcggctggccaaaccagccttcttcaggtacaatgataattttacattggtacgtgatttttatgttgcatgttgtgtaataaccggaaataagtaaaaataattgacagtgtaaactaaagataagtataaggtgaaaaaataatgaaataacatgataagagtaacaatattaataggtttcttcgcggatgttcagaccatcgggatcaattgttctgcctttttgaattaagaaagcttccctggccttacggatggaatctcggttggagaagattttttcgatggggattaatatcatgtcgttagcacaCTGCTATTAATACCATGTCGTTAGCACACTGCTAaggacatgatattaatccccatcgaaaaaatcttctccaaccgagattccatccgtaaggccagggaagcttttttaattcaaaaaggcagaacaattgatcccgatggtctgaacatccgcgaagaaacctattaatattgttactcttatcatgttatttcattattttttcaccttatacttatctttagtttacactgtcaattatttttacttatttccggttattacacaacatgcaacataaaaatcacgtaccaatgtaaaattatcattgtacctgaagaaggctggtttggccagccgaaatatagtacacacaaaaaagatccttctacattgtgtcgacttctgcttttattttcttcattttatatatgaagccgattagatcactatattgatccaacgtacaccagcgggatcatcgttccggttgcttgcttaaacgctTTATAAatataatgtttctttcaagtAAATAATAGCGTTTGTCAGCCTGTGAAGCAatccaaacagcatttttcgctaGCTCAACACATATAAAGTAATGTTATTGCAAAAGGAATGAagtttgttgcaatcaactgaGAATATTTATTTGCTGTCCATTCACATTCTTTGCATACCAATGTAGGATTACACTGGAGATGGTAGAATACGAAACTAGGACATCACAGGCTTTGAAAGGCcacaaaatacatcataattTGTCGACAAAGACCCGCTTTTTACTtcgcttgcaaaaacaaaacattcaggcaACGATAAAAGAGTTTTGTCGGCCGGTTTTGTAGTCGAAAACACCGGATGTGACCTTTGCGTAATCGGATCTGAAGGCAAGTATCATCGCGTCTCTGCGAACTCATTGACATATGAATCGTTGCGatctcaaatttgaattttcacaaagaACTATCCACATTCGGATATTCAAtacacaaatgaaacagtttatttcatcgaaataaccGGGATTACCGACGCTACGGGCGAATCTAAGCGAAATTTAAATaccaaagaaaaattcaacatgTGCTCGCTCGAGTCACGCCACACAAGCTCAACTTTGGATCACAATTTATCGATCGCTTACCTCGATTCTTCGCTAAAAACTTGCAGCTGATGTTCCAATTCAGCTTCCTCGTCTTCACTGATGCCACTGTCGTTGTTTTCTCTCCAAAAAAAGCATCGTAGCCTCTTCTGCGCTGTAGTAATTCGGTCCCCTTCGGTGCGCCATTACGGCTTCGCAAAATTACGAAATTCAAATGTGCCTAGCAACGCGACGATTCATCGTATCTAAgcgaaacttggcagtttattgGCTATTTATGATGTCAAaccactgtccaaatttggtggcaatcggacTAAAAGAACGACTATTACGTCACATCCGTTttcggtatcctgggggataccgatttgCAAAGCCGGACAGGAACgagttttaattaattaatagaAGTTAGCATCttaaatttttaaagaaaacgacaacactcttaaatttacaaaacatgtttcgacagaaacttctgtcatcttcagttgatagatttacaaagcgttagaagttgaatttataagtaagaaaaaatgctaattacattaacaacaacggaatgtacacaaaacgtggcaatgtgaaaattacaaagatagtttcagatttacgtgatgcatgcaattgttgatttaaagaaggttgttctcttcgaatatgaaatgcctcttttatcttaagttgaaaagtggtagaggcgtgatctagaatgtgaaaacagtccactgaacacaagtcgtgacaatgtttagaattctctaagtgtttgaaaatgtgagaggccctatcactgactaaatgctcacgcacgcgtgtggaaaaatgccgggttgtttcgccgacataataacaggcattacagcctgcacatgcaaacttgtatacaacacgcgaacgaagcccgccggggatagggtctttcacgccaaacagagtgcctatcttaaaggatgaaaaaactaatttaatgtccaaatcattacaatagcgcttgataaggtgacgaactcttttctgggtgacgacagaaaaaagacctatgtaaggtagcttaaaatagaatgtagGTGAAGAGGGAAGGGAAACCCGGGGACTATGATTACTTAGAGTCCCAGTAATGTAGCGGTTGACAACCCTTTCAATTAAGTGGGCAGGGAAAAGATTCTTTTTTAGGATATCCATAAGCTTAGTGATGTCCTCGTGTAGCCCCGGCCAGGTGTTGTTAATCTTGTAAGCTCTATCAACAAGAGTCCTGATAAGACCCACTTTATACGAGTACGAggtgaaactgaaataattggtTAACAAACCAGTAAAGGTTTTCTTACGGTAAACACTAGTTAGAAAGGAATTGGGATCATTACTCTTAACAGTATTGATTTCTACATTCTTAAACGCACATTACATCATAATGTCACTAAAGCAACCAAACAATTCGTTAAGACACACCACAAGAAGCTCAAAAACCTCACACGCAACAAGTCTATCCCTTTCACATCTGATGAGACCGTCACCAACCTATCCTCCCACAGTCTTACGTCTGAGCAGCTTAACATTCTCAAATTTGGATTAACGCACTCCATCCGTCCACCAAAAATAAACGAGTCAGATGTCTTTACATGCTTCGAGCTCATTAATCACACTATGGACAAGAAATTAAAAGACACCAAGCAAGCAGGAAAACTTGTTGCTGATCTCTCTCATTTAGCCCACACTTATGTCTCTTCATACCGTCCAACGACTACAGACCTAAAAAAACTCAGGGTTCTTAAGGAAATAAGGAAGAACAAAAACATTGTCATTTTAAAACCGGACAAAGGGAATGGTGTGGTTGTCTTGGACCGATCTGATTACGACCAGGGCATTCTTAAAATCATCAATGACGCCTCTAAATTCCGGCCCATCAAAGAAGATCCAACTTTACTTAGAGAAGGTAGACTGCAACGTCTCCTccgaaaattaaagaaagatgGCCATCTTGATAGCGAAGTGTACGAGAGCATCTATCCCAAGGGCTCCCAACCAGCAAGAATTTATGCCGTCCCCAAAATGCACAAGGATCGTGGACCCAACTCTGCTCCGCCATTCCGCTCTATAGTGTCTTCTATTGGAACGTATAATTATAACTTGGCTAAATATCTTTGCAATCTCTTATCGCCACATATTCCAACTGAACATTGTGCTACTGACACTTTCACTTTTGTACAGGACATTCAATCTTTATCTATGTTTGGcaaatttatggtttctttTGATGTAGAAAGTCtttttaccaacataccacttGGGGAATGTATTGACCTAGCGGTCAATTACATTTCCGAGGGCAACCCTGACCTTAAGCTAAGTAAATCTGAACTTAGAAGTCTCCTTACTATAGCTACCGCACAGACCCATTTCTTGTTTAATGGCTCTTTCTATGACCAAATTGATGGCGTAGCCATGGGCTCTCCCCTTGCCCCCGTTCTAGCTAATCTTTTTATGGGGCATCATGAAAAACTGTGgttggaaaattttcaaggctccaaaattttattttatcgtcGATATGTTGACGACACTTTCTGTTTGTTTCACTCGGAACATGATGtcattatattttttaattatatCAACTCTAGACACCCCAACATCAGGTTCACTATGGAAAAAGAAACTCATCACAAATTACCCTTTTTAGATGTTCTAGTTAATAGTAATGATCCCAATTCCTTTCTAACTAGTGTTTACCGTAAGAAAACCTTTACTGGTTTGTTAaccaattatttcagtttcaccTCGTACTCGTATAAAGTGGGTCTTATCAGGACTCTTGTTGATGGAGCCTACAAGATTAACAACACCTGGCCGGGGCTACACGAGGACATCACTAAGCTTATGGATATCCTAAAAAAGAATCTTTTCCCTGCCCACTTAATTGAAAGGGTTGTCAACCGCTACATTACTGGGACTCTAAGTAATCATAGTCCCCGGGTTTCCCTTCCCTCTTCACctacattctattttaagctaccttacataggtcttttttctgtcgtcacccagaaaagagttcgtcaccttatcaagcgctattgtaatgatttggacattaaattagttttttcatCCTTTAAGATAGGCACTCTGTCtggcgtgaaagaccctatccccggcgggcttcgttcgcgtgttgtatacaagtttgcatgtgcaggctgtaatgcctgttatgtcggcgaaacaacccggcatttttccacatgcgtgcgtgagcatttagtcagtgatagggcctctcacattttcaaacacttagagaattctaaacattgtcacgacttgtgttcagtggactgttttcacattctagatcacgcctctaccacttttcaacttaagataaaagaggcatttcatattcgaagagaacaaccttctttaaatcaacaattgcatgcatcacgtaaatctgaaactatctttgtaattttcacattgccacgttttgtgtacattccgttgttgttaatgtaattagcatttttttttacttataaattcaacttctaacgctttgtaaatctatcaactgaagatgacagaagtttctgtcgaaacatgttttgtaaatttaagagtgttgtcgttttctttaaaattttgacttgcctgctgtcTTCAAGTTAGCATCTACATTTAACTCCTTTTGCTAGCGTATAGCATTAACTTTATAGCTGGTGGCAAATATGTTCCACGTTGAACCTTTTTCGAAACATTTCCCCTTTGCGTTTCAAgtaaaacaataaagaaattaaCCATTTTCATAGAGGTTCATGTTAAACTAAGTAAAGGTTTCAGTCACTCACAGTCACAACgcttctgcatttatccaagtGCTGAAAACGGCAATTGACGAGAATTTTGTCGCTTCGTCATACATGAGCAGTTATAAGCTTTTCACAAAATTATGGCGAGAATTCTTGTCCTCAACTTATCATAtatagactgcgagcagtccctcttcggtcagtcacgtctaagctcggcaggactggagagagcgaattcacgcgagcgaggaaagcgcgagtgcgaagcgagctaaagccgaggggaagctggggagaaggcaggaaaggagggagggactgcattctcttttgtaaccgacgcgttcaaatttTTCCGCGGCCCCAGCAACggagaattggattggttgataaacaataggatgctgtcagcacgttgtcattgcaatttatgaaattctaacatattgacacatcaaatgtaacacgatgcaccgaaaatagctagcttgttttgatcagagcgagttaacaagatggttcggcggccaaagaaagtattttaccTGACTGTTTATCTGAGCGtcttggcggtctgattttaaaggacgaacagaggcttgctgttgaagcactaaggtcaggaaaagatgtattagcggtattaccgactggcttcggtaaatctgtcatctaccaaagcttcgttaCCGCGAAGGATTTCTTttccatcgttgttattgttcctcttcggagtatcatcgatgatcaactacagtcaaatgattttggcctgaaagcagttgctttcgagaaaaaaccagagttgatgaaaaacattgctgccaacaaatttcaagtgatttttgcttggacgttgtaaataaattctctgaagagatttaagttccgttcttttttaaaattcaccttACATATTCGGCAAAATACAGAGGCCTCACTTCCAGATTGGActttcttcctctccctttgcggactacctctttttttggtgtatttgcgttcatgaagaaaaacacacgttcgcTGTACTTAATAAACCATGGGGATTTAGCGCGCGACAAATTgaggcggagttattacttatcaagtgacagatagatttatttttaaccagttgtcgcctttggtggtgggcggagttacctgaacacgtctggttcaaaagagaaggcagtccctcttcttcccgcctctctccagttcccctctcggtcaattcgctatctccagtcctgccgaacttagacgtgactgaccgaagagggactgctcgcagtctataTCATATACCGTATAAATACGTCGTACTGTAGCTATAGACAGCAATAAAAACTGTAATTCACCTCACCTTTGCCAACTGTTTGTGAAAACTGTAAGGCCAAGAGAAAACTTCTGGCTAGCGAGATGTTGACTGCAGCGCACCCGACAGGAAAACCATTAACTTTAACCATACAAAAGCTTTTATTTGAATTGTTGTACATGCGCGTTTGGCATGCACAATCTCATCTAACATATACTCTTAAATTTTGCATACGAGATATAAAATTTGTATTGATACTGTACAGGGTGTATCAAAAAAACTACAAATACCATAATTTGTATGCACGAGATCATACATTGGAATTTAAATGGCTGTGCAACTAATTACGCTTCTGGGATTTGAAAACGGGCTTCCCCGTGTTATatatcaaaacaaattttaattcaCTTTGTGTACTTATTTTGATAGTACTGCACGTGGCAACGTATTTTCAAATCCCAGAAGCGTAATTATTTGCACCGCTATTGAAATTCTAATGTATGATCTCGTGCATACAAATTATGGTATCTGCAGTTTTTTTGGTACACCTGTATAAATAGCTTTGGGAGaattttgtatataattgtGGGTGTAAACGGATGAATTAAAATTTCCCCAGAGGGAGAGAATGGTTTATGATGTGTTAATCCCGAGGGTTGACTTTACTTATCCAGTTATTTGCACTATCTTGTGTGAATGGAAAATATCTCAACGGGTTTAAGCACGTTTTGTACATTGAAGGTTTCGTAACGTAACgtaatgttttcttttgtttcaaagcATATTAGCTCTGCACCAGTGCTTACCAAAAATGAAACACCCTACGTCGCTTTACGATACCGTCTTATCTTTCGTTACAGCCTTGTTAAGCCAAGTTTCCATTTTGGttgtaataggccttttgcagctaacgatcacgtggtacaaaatccgccatgctggactGCAAGCTCATTGTTactcccgcactgggacatcaaaacaaattcAAGTCAAGCTttactggttcaggtctctttgttttaatgtcccagtgcgggaataataatgacctTACCCTCCAggatggcggattttgtaccacgtgatcgcaaGCTGCAAAATGCCTATTGTCGTGACCATGTCGCCGTGACggaatttttgttattttgcgtGTGAACAACTAATGCAGTCGATCAAGTCGGTTAGGGATAATGTTAGGATAAGTAATAGTTTTAAAGTTTCGGTGAGTTTCGAATCTATTTTAGAGGTTTTCGGTTTTGATAAAATTCCGTCCCGTCAGTTTGGTGGATGGAAATGAGTAAAAACCGATGTTTACCAGCTGCCGATATGCTAATGCTGTTCACACTTTCTAACAATAGAGTGGCCCTACTGTTCGTCCCTATACTGTGCTCAAACCTTAATCCTAAATCTATACTTAAACTTCAAACCTAGCCCCATTCCGTACGTCATTCCACCTTTTACATTCACCGCTTGCGATAACTACAGTATAAAGAATAATACAGTACATCCACTTAGCTGGGCAACGTGTCCCCCCTATTTTATGCAAGGCTATGCAATTGCCTGGCCAGAGTAATAGCGGACAACATGCGTAATGAGACATGCGTGGCGACACAAACTTCAAAGGTTCCGACTTGAGTGGTTCTActgtattattctttataatGTGGCAATAAGAGAGACAAGTTGCTTGAAGCGTTGCACAAAGTAGATAAGAGTTCTAATCTTGGCAATTTTTTATGCATCCCAGTGTGTAAGACCTCGTGCAGTTTTTAATGTGACTTGTCTTGCAACATCTTTgcgagaaaactttcatgaaaattgaacaatttcccatttcaaacaaatttaaTGTAACAACCAGATGGAAACAAAACCGAGTATAAGCTAAAAACTCCCAGATGAAAAGTCAAACACAAAGAGAATTTTAATTTCCAAAGATTTATTAGCTTTCcaaattttacttatttttcaaCGCGGCTTCCTCAGCTTTCTCTTTCGCTCTCTTCTCGCGTATTCCCAGCAACCGTTTGTTGGCACGTACCATACGCATGCTCCTAAACACGATGATCTCTCGCTCCACGACCGTGATCTGTCGTGCC encodes:
- the LOC136907979 gene encoding uncharacterized protein; this translates as MDKKLKDTKQAGKLVADLSHLAHTYVSSYRPTTTDLKKLRVLKEIRKNKNIVILKPDKGNGVVVLDRSDYDQGILKIINDASKFRPIKEDPTLLREGRLQRLLRKLKKDGHLDSEVYESIYPKGSQPARIYAVPKMHKDRGPNSAPPFRSIVSSIGTYNYNLAKYLCNLLSPHIPTEHCATDTFTFVQDIQSLSMFGKFMVSFDVESLFTNIPLGECIDLAVNYISEGNPDLKLNTPTSGSLWKKKLITNYPF